From a single Microbacterium murale genomic region:
- a CDS encoding phospho-sugar mutase yields the protein MNEQVEARLAQARAWLRQDPDAATRDELAGIITRAASGDGPAIADLDDRFGTRLAFGTAGLRGALGAGSNRMNRVLIAQAAAGFAAYLREHVRGSAPTVVVGYDGRRNSRRFALDSAELFAGAGLRTILLPRLLPTPVLAFAVRHFGADAGVMVTASHNPPDDNGYKVYLGGADAGSQIVAPADAEIASHISHVADSGDISSLPRSTAYETADEEVLSAYIRATAAVAPAPESAKSLSWVYTAMHGVGWETFSRILRTAGYPQPKTVKEQLSPDPRFPTVSFPNPEEPGAMDLAFAAATRTRADFIIANDPDADRLAVAIPDDSVEGGWRRLSGNEVGLLLGARAARGAEGTPGASLACSLVSSPGLGAIAAHHGLDFHETLTGFKWISRAPGMVFGFEEALGYLVNPETVRDKDGISAAIAVLGLAAEAHERGDSLATLVAELGDVYGHFASGQVSVRVDDLAIIDKIMLALRTLPPTRIGEKTVRSAEDLLQAAPGQPAGDVLRYSLSDGSRVIVRPSGTEPKLKVYIDAQADSAESARRAVADLETGVQELLDERS from the coding sequence GTGAACGAGCAGGTCGAGGCGCGGCTGGCCCAGGCACGCGCATGGCTGCGGCAGGATCCGGATGCGGCGACCCGAGATGAGCTCGCCGGCATCATCACGCGCGCGGCATCGGGTGATGGCCCGGCGATCGCAGATCTTGACGATCGCTTCGGCACCCGCCTCGCCTTCGGCACCGCAGGTCTCCGCGGTGCGCTCGGTGCGGGCAGCAACCGGATGAACCGCGTGCTGATCGCTCAGGCCGCGGCCGGCTTCGCGGCGTATCTGCGGGAGCACGTGCGCGGCAGCGCTCCCACAGTCGTGGTCGGTTATGACGGCCGCCGCAATTCCCGACGATTCGCTCTCGACTCGGCCGAGCTGTTCGCCGGCGCTGGTCTTCGCACGATATTGCTGCCTCGGCTGCTTCCTACGCCGGTGCTGGCGTTCGCTGTGCGCCACTTCGGGGCGGATGCCGGTGTCATGGTCACCGCCAGCCACAATCCGCCGGATGACAACGGCTACAAGGTGTACCTCGGCGGTGCGGATGCCGGGTCGCAGATCGTGGCTCCGGCGGACGCGGAGATCGCATCCCATATCTCGCACGTGGCCGATTCCGGCGACATCTCCAGCCTGCCACGATCGACCGCGTACGAGACGGCGGACGAAGAGGTCCTCTCCGCCTACATCCGCGCGACGGCTGCTGTCGCTCCCGCCCCGGAATCGGCGAAGAGCCTCAGCTGGGTCTACACCGCGATGCACGGAGTGGGCTGGGAAACGTTCTCCCGCATTCTCCGTACTGCGGGCTATCCTCAGCCGAAGACCGTGAAGGAGCAGCTGAGCCCGGATCCGAGATTCCCCACGGTGTCGTTCCCGAACCCCGAGGAACCAGGGGCGATGGATCTCGCGTTCGCCGCGGCAACGCGTACCCGCGCCGATTTCATCATCGCCAACGATCCCGACGCCGATCGCCTGGCCGTGGCGATCCCGGATGACTCGGTCGAGGGCGGATGGCGCCGCCTCAGCGGCAACGAGGTGGGACTGCTGCTGGGCGCTCGCGCGGCACGAGGAGCGGAAGGCACGCCGGGCGCGTCGCTGGCGTGCTCGCTGGTCTCCTCCCCCGGCCTCGGCGCGATCGCCGCTCACCACGGGCTGGACTTCCACGAGACGCTGACCGGTTTCAAATGGATCTCGCGCGCGCCAGGCATGGTGTTCGGCTTCGAGGAGGCACTCGGATACCTGGTCAACCCGGAGACGGTGCGCGACAAGGACGGGATCTCTGCCGCCATCGCCGTGCTCGGTCTCGCCGCCGAGGCGCACGAGCGCGGCGATTCGCTCGCGACGCTGGTCGCCGAGCTCGGCGACGTGTACGGCCACTTCGCGAGCGGACAGGTGTCGGTGCGGGTCGACGATCTCGCGATCATCGACAAGATCATGCTTGCACTGCGCACGCTGCCGCCGACGCGAATCGGCGAGAAGACAGTGCGATCGGCCGAGGATCTGCTGCAGGCCGCCCCCGGGCAGCCCGCCGGCGACGTGCTGCGCTACAGCCTTTCCGACGGCTCACGCGTGATCGTGCGCCCGAGCGGCACAGAGCCGAAGCTCAAGGTGTACATCGACGCACAGGCCGATTCGGCAGAGAGCGCCCGCCGCGCGGTCGCCGACCTCGAGACGGGCGTGCAGGAGCTCCTGGACGAACGCTCCTGA
- a CDS encoding HPr family phosphocarrier protein, which produces MPTRHVIIRAHNGVHARPVAELVRLAQSHQDSISLRTAGGAEVDLSSVLAVMDLALAQGDEVALSTPESAEAGSVLDAMVEVLARRD; this is translated from the coding sequence ATGCCGACCCGACATGTGATCATCCGCGCGCACAATGGAGTGCACGCCCGTCCCGTCGCCGAGCTCGTGCGTCTCGCGCAGTCCCACCAGGACTCGATCAGCCTGCGCACGGCGGGGGGTGCGGAGGTGGATCTCAGCAGCGTACTGGCAGTGATGGACCTCGCCCTTGCGCAGGGTGATGAGGTCGCGCTGTCCACACCGGAATCCGCGGAAGCCGGGAGCGTGCTGGACGCCATGGTCGAGGTGCTCGCCAGACGCGACTGA
- a CDS encoding BglG family transcription antiterminator: MSRQRQDQLLQALLRQDDWATAASLADLFGVTPRSVRSYVAALNTRAAGGDAVESGPAGYRAGAGAHAALRSRSTGESAPRDRLHTVVRMLLDESGGIDVYATAERLHVSEATLEADLARVRGLLDGTDLRLEREREIVRLRGTEIAQRRLLSRLAHDEMDAGSFHPESIRRALTGSAVAAHAVAPFKTALVRELGALGYYVNELAISDVLLHIAIAADRVSAGRALETPQPGASEEISRLGGVITELAAEHFGVAMGGGDSAHLATLVLTRAIAPGQSSGDGAARSGVDQGVEAAVRAEIVQAAADYQVDLVDEAFILRLALHVQNLLRRAEERAWTRNPLTRSLKSSYPMIFEVAVSIASGLHDRLGAPIHDDEIAYIAMHIGGRLERSRKAESILTATIVCPGYYELHELLRSSVDRSLGSSVEVTSVVTSVDPDWAAIDTDLVLSTIEPGATGDRYVRIQPFLTDADVERVSQAAARMRRGRRLTRLREELSRYFVADAFVRPLPDEGEDAVIGRLGGLLVDAGLIGDDYVENTIVRERMSSTAFTDALAVPHALQMTARRTAIAIGVADGSVAWGEGRVQVVALAAFSESDRAAFQTVFEQLVEVFSERESVQRIVRRGTTFEAFLDELVAVIDG; encoded by the coding sequence ATGTCGCGTCAGCGCCAGGATCAGCTCCTGCAGGCCCTCCTCCGGCAGGACGACTGGGCGACGGCGGCGAGCCTCGCAGACCTGTTCGGTGTGACGCCGCGCAGCGTCCGCTCCTACGTCGCCGCTCTCAACACCCGCGCGGCCGGCGGTGATGCCGTCGAGTCCGGGCCTGCCGGATACCGGGCCGGTGCCGGGGCGCACGCCGCTCTGCGCTCGCGCTCGACGGGGGAGTCCGCCCCGCGTGACCGCCTGCACACGGTGGTGCGCATGCTGCTGGACGAATCCGGCGGCATCGACGTGTACGCCACGGCGGAACGGCTGCACGTCAGTGAGGCCACGCTGGAGGCCGACCTCGCGCGCGTACGCGGCCTGCTCGATGGCACGGACCTCCGATTGGAACGCGAGCGTGAGATCGTCCGACTGCGGGGGACCGAGATCGCGCAGCGCCGGCTGCTGAGCCGCCTCGCGCACGATGAGATGGATGCCGGGTCCTTCCACCCGGAGAGCATCCGACGGGCACTCACCGGCAGCGCCGTCGCCGCCCACGCCGTGGCGCCGTTCAAGACCGCGCTGGTTCGTGAGCTGGGTGCGCTCGGCTACTACGTCAACGAGCTCGCGATCTCCGATGTGCTGCTGCACATCGCGATAGCCGCCGACCGGGTGTCGGCCGGTCGTGCGCTCGAGACCCCGCAACCTGGCGCCTCCGAGGAGATCTCGAGACTGGGCGGCGTGATCACGGAGCTCGCTGCGGAACACTTCGGCGTGGCAATGGGGGGAGGCGACAGCGCGCACCTCGCGACACTGGTGCTCACCAGGGCGATCGCGCCGGGTCAGAGTTCAGGGGACGGCGCAGCTCGTAGCGGCGTCGATCAGGGCGTCGAGGCCGCTGTCCGCGCCGAGATCGTCCAGGCGGCGGCGGACTATCAGGTCGATCTGGTCGATGAGGCCTTCATCCTCCGACTGGCACTGCACGTGCAGAATCTGCTGCGCCGCGCAGAGGAGCGGGCATGGACCCGCAATCCGCTCACACGGTCGCTGAAGTCGTCGTACCCCATGATCTTCGAAGTGGCGGTCTCCATCGCGAGCGGTCTGCACGACCGGCTGGGAGCGCCCATCCACGACGATGAGATCGCATACATCGCGATGCACATCGGCGGACGGCTGGAGCGCAGCCGCAAGGCCGAGTCGATTCTCACCGCGACGATCGTCTGCCCCGGTTACTACGAGCTGCATGAGCTGCTGCGCTCGAGTGTCGACCGTTCTCTGGGCTCATCGGTCGAGGTCACCAGCGTGGTCACGAGTGTCGATCCGGATTGGGCGGCGATCGACACCGACCTGGTGCTGAGCACGATCGAGCCCGGCGCGACGGGGGACCGCTACGTGCGCATCCAGCCGTTCCTCACCGATGCCGACGTCGAGCGCGTGTCGCAGGCCGCGGCGCGCATGCGCCGAGGTCGCCGCCTCACCCGCCTGCGTGAGGAGCTGTCGCGCTATTTCGTCGCGGACGCGTTCGTCAGGCCGCTGCCGGACGAGGGCGAGGACGCCGTCATCGGCCGCCTCGGCGGCCTGCTCGTCGATGCCGGACTCATCGGCGACGATTACGTCGAGAACACGATCGTCAGGGAGCGGATGTCGTCGACCGCCTTCACGGATGCACTGGCAGTACCGCATGCGCTGCAGATGACCGCGCGACGCACCGCTATTGCGATAGGGGTGGCGGACGGATCCGTGGCGTGGGGCGAAGGACGAGTGCAGGTCGTCGCGCTCGCCGCCTTCAGCGAAAGCGATCGGGCGGCGTTCCAGACCGTCTTCGAGCAATTGGTCGAGGTGTTCAGCGAACGCGAGAGCGTGCAGCGCATCGTACGTCGAGGTACGACGTTCGAGGCGTTCCTGGATGAGCTCGTCGCGGTCATCGACGGCTGA
- a CDS encoding PTS sugar transporter subunit IIB, giving the protein MRILVVCGAGASSTFVAQRLRRAASAAGLDWDTAAGTEQTIPTAFADLVLVGPHLADRLDAIRAAARGPVAVLPDDVFSDRDGTRTLDVALKTLSDSPPTAKGTS; this is encoded by the coding sequence ATGAGGATCCTGGTGGTGTGCGGCGCGGGAGCGTCCAGCACCTTCGTCGCACAGCGACTTCGGCGCGCGGCATCCGCCGCCGGCCTCGACTGGGACACCGCCGCCGGCACCGAGCAGACGATCCCCACCGCCTTCGCGGACCTCGTGCTCGTCGGCCCGCACCTCGCGGATCGCCTCGACGCGATCCGCGCCGCCGCACGCGGCCCCGTCGCCGTGCTCCCCGACGACGTCTTCAGCGATCGCGACGGAACCAGAACCCTTGACGTCGCCCTGAAGACGCTCTCCGACTCCCCGCCCACTGCGAAAGGAACATCATGA
- a CDS encoding HPr family phosphocarrier protein, producing the protein MTAISRTVRIGSSHGLHARPAKLFAQAAKDAGIPVTIAKDSGKPVNAASILGVIALAVEHGDYVTLSADGDGAEGVLDTLTELLTTDHDQEAAG; encoded by the coding sequence ATGACCGCGATCTCACGCACCGTCCGCATCGGATCCTCCCATGGACTGCATGCCAGGCCGGCGAAGCTCTTCGCACAGGCAGCGAAGGACGCCGGCATCCCGGTGACCATCGCGAAGGACTCCGGAAAGCCGGTCAACGCCGCGAGCATCCTCGGCGTCATCGCACTCGCCGTCGAGCACGGCGACTACGTCACGCTTTCCGCCGACGGGGACGGCGCCGAGGGCGTGCTCGACACGCTCACCGAGCTGTTGACCACCGACCACGATCAGGAGGCGGCCGGATGA
- the ptsP gene encoding phosphoenolpyruvate--protein phosphotransferase — protein MTELRGVGIGRGVGQGPVVRMAEALPAPENTPSAVGPDAERTRAREAVAAVAAELQQRAETAGGSAQEVLEAQAMIAEDPTLQDEVDSRIDDGSTAEWAVHDAFAGFRATLEAVGGYLGERAADLDDIAQRVLAHLRGLDAPGVPDPGHPFVLVARDLAPADTALLDLEQVLALVTTDGGPTSHTAILAREKGIVAIVGATEATTLATGTMVIVDAAAGTVTTDPSAEQLDRAAQRAAARDAAESAPPTPGALADGTAIALLANLGKPADAADAVARGAEGVGLFRTEFLFLSSAQAPTVAEQRESYRELLAAFSGKKVVVRMLDAGADKPLAFLNDAHEENPALGLRGLRSLRASEDILREQLTALAEADALTDADLWVMAPMVATVEETKYFTALAREYGVKTAGVMVEIPAAALLADRVLAHTDFASIGTNDLTQYTMAADRMLGSVAGFQDPWHPAVLRLVGEVGAAGARLGKPVGVCGESAADPLLAVVLVGLGATSLSMASAALADVRLALSERTLDEAKHLAEVALAADDAASARNAVAEAAATLPSHQKETTS, from the coding sequence ATGACCGAGCTGCGAGGTGTCGGTATCGGCCGCGGCGTCGGACAAGGTCCGGTCGTCCGAATGGCCGAGGCGTTGCCGGCGCCGGAGAACACCCCCAGCGCGGTCGGTCCCGATGCCGAGCGCACCCGTGCCCGCGAAGCCGTCGCGGCAGTCGCCGCGGAGCTGCAGCAGCGCGCTGAGACCGCAGGAGGATCAGCGCAAGAGGTGCTCGAGGCCCAGGCGATGATCGCCGAGGACCCCACCCTTCAGGACGAGGTCGATTCCCGCATCGACGACGGCAGCACGGCCGAATGGGCCGTGCACGACGCCTTCGCCGGTTTCCGTGCGACGCTGGAGGCGGTCGGCGGCTACCTCGGAGAGCGTGCCGCTGATCTGGACGACATCGCGCAGCGCGTCCTCGCGCACCTCAGGGGCCTCGATGCCCCCGGTGTGCCGGACCCAGGACATCCCTTCGTGCTCGTCGCACGCGATCTGGCACCCGCGGACACGGCGCTGCTCGACCTCGAGCAGGTGCTGGCACTGGTCACCACCGACGGCGGACCCACGTCCCACACCGCGATCCTCGCCAGGGAGAAGGGCATCGTCGCCATCGTCGGCGCGACGGAGGCCACGACACTGGCAACCGGGACCATGGTGATCGTGGATGCTGCTGCCGGCACCGTCACGACTGATCCGTCGGCGGAGCAGCTCGACCGGGCGGCCCAGCGGGCTGCTGCACGCGATGCCGCCGAGAGTGCGCCACCGACTCCCGGGGCTCTCGCGGACGGTACGGCCATCGCCCTGCTGGCGAACCTCGGGAAGCCTGCGGATGCCGCGGATGCCGTGGCGCGCGGCGCCGAAGGCGTCGGTCTGTTCCGCACCGAGTTCCTGTTCCTGTCTTCGGCGCAGGCGCCCACCGTGGCCGAGCAGCGCGAGTCGTATCGCGAGTTGCTCGCGGCCTTCAGCGGCAAGAAGGTCGTGGTGCGGATGCTGGATGCCGGCGCCGACAAGCCGCTCGCATTCCTCAACGACGCGCATGAGGAGAATCCCGCGCTGGGTCTTCGGGGACTGCGCTCGCTGCGCGCCAGCGAGGACATCCTCCGGGAACAGCTCACGGCGCTCGCGGAGGCAGATGCCCTGACAGACGCCGACCTGTGGGTCATGGCGCCCATGGTGGCCACCGTCGAGGAGACGAAGTACTTCACCGCTCTGGCCCGTGAGTACGGAGTGAAGACAGCAGGGGTGATGGTGGAGATCCCCGCCGCCGCGCTGCTGGCCGACCGGGTGCTCGCGCACACGGACTTCGCGTCCATCGGCACGAACGACCTCACCCAGTACACGATGGCCGCCGACCGCATGCTCGGGTCCGTCGCAGGCTTCCAGGACCCGTGGCACCCTGCAGTGCTGCGCCTGGTCGGCGAGGTCGGTGCTGCCGGCGCCCGTCTGGGAAAGCCGGTCGGCGTCTGCGGCGAGTCCGCCGCTGATCCATTGCTGGCGGTGGTGCTGGTGGGGCTCGGAGCCACGAGCCTCTCCATGGCGTCGGCGGCGCTGGCCGACGTACGCCTCGCGCTCTCCGAGCGCACCCTCGACGAGGCGAAGCACCTCGCCGAAGTGGCTCTGGCGGCAGATGATGCCGCGAGTGCCCGCAACGCAGTGGCTGAAGCCGCGGCGACCCTCCCTTCACATCAGAAAGAGACGACATCATGA
- a CDS encoding PTS mannitol transporter subunit IICB, with the protein MTTTSTAAPKQSGLRVGVQRLGTFLSGMIMPNIAAFIAWGFITMLFIPAGFFGADSPFGWHWAPVAEIIGGGGDSALINWPGAMSALAEGDGGNILAYVGLVGPMVTYLLPLLIANTAGRMVYAERGGVVATIATMGVIVGTNIPMFLGAMIMGPLAAWITKQMDRIWDGKIRPGFEMLVNNFSAGILGMILAIAGFFAFGPVMLGISTVLGTAVDWLVQLQLLPLVSIIVEPAKVLFLNNAINHGVFTPLGIEQAAENGKSILFLIEANPGPGLGLLLAFTFFGVGAAKASAPGAAIIQFFGGIHEIYFPYALSKPTTILALIAGGAAGVTTNMLLGGGLGFPAAPGSIIAVTAAAVGGGVGNLLVVYLSVVIAAAVTFLITGVILRASRKRDLAAEGDAFGAAIAQTEANKGKKSEHLSNLAASAAGGGAAAAGAGAEAGGDAAATAVATTPIQNIVFACDAGMGSSAMGASVLRNKLKKAGIEDIKVTNQAIANLDGTADLVITQQQLTDRAQGKSPNSIHVSVDNFMNSPKYEEVVEMVRKQKESGE; encoded by the coding sequence ATGACGACGACGTCAACAGCCGCTCCGAAGCAGAGCGGGCTCAGGGTGGGCGTGCAGAGACTCGGCACGTTCCTCTCCGGAATGATCATGCCGAACATCGCGGCCTTCATCGCCTGGGGCTTCATCACGATGCTGTTCATACCCGCCGGTTTCTTCGGCGCGGACAGCCCGTTCGGATGGCACTGGGCCCCGGTCGCCGAGATCATCGGCGGCGGCGGCGACTCCGCGCTCATCAATTGGCCGGGTGCGATGTCAGCGCTGGCCGAGGGCGATGGCGGCAACATCCTCGCCTACGTCGGCCTTGTAGGCCCGATGGTGACGTACCTGCTGCCGTTGCTCATCGCGAACACGGCCGGCCGCATGGTCTACGCCGAACGCGGCGGCGTCGTCGCGACGATCGCCACGATGGGCGTCATCGTCGGCACCAACATCCCGATGTTCCTCGGTGCGATGATCATGGGACCGCTCGCGGCATGGATCACCAAGCAGATGGACAGGATCTGGGACGGCAAGATCCGGCCAGGGTTCGAGATGCTGGTGAACAACTTCTCCGCCGGCATCCTCGGCATGATCCTCGCCATCGCCGGCTTCTTCGCGTTCGGTCCGGTGATGCTCGGCATCAGCACCGTGCTCGGAACCGCCGTCGACTGGCTCGTGCAGTTGCAGCTTCTGCCGCTCGTTTCGATCATCGTCGAGCCCGCCAAGGTGCTGTTCCTGAACAACGCCATCAACCACGGCGTGTTCACGCCACTCGGCATCGAACAGGCGGCCGAGAACGGCAAGTCCATCCTGTTCCTCATCGAGGCCAACCCTGGCCCCGGCCTCGGACTGCTGCTCGCGTTCACATTCTTCGGCGTCGGCGCTGCCAAGGCCTCCGCACCGGGAGCGGCGATCATCCAGTTCTTCGGTGGCATCCACGAGATCTACTTCCCGTACGCGCTGAGCAAGCCGACCACGATTCTCGCGCTGATCGCCGGTGGAGCTGCGGGCGTCACCACCAACATGCTTCTCGGCGGCGGACTGGGCTTCCCCGCTGCCCCTGGAAGCATCATCGCGGTGACCGCGGCCGCAGTCGGCGGCGGTGTGGGGAACCTGCTGGTCGTCTACCTGTCTGTCGTCATCGCCGCCGCCGTGACGTTCCTGATCACCGGGGTGATCCTGCGGGCGTCTCGCAAGCGCGACCTGGCCGCTGAAGGCGACGCGTTCGGCGCGGCTATCGCGCAGACCGAGGCGAACAAGGGCAAGAAGTCCGAGCACCTGTCGAATCTCGCGGCGTCCGCAGCGGGCGGCGGCGCGGCCGCCGCGGGCGCTGGCGCTGAGGCTGGGGGCGACGCTGCGGCGACGGCAGTCGCGACCACGCCGATCCAGAACATCGTGTTCGCCTGCGACGCCGGCATGGGGTCATCTGCGATGGGCGCGAGTGTGCTTCGCAACAAGCTGAAGAAGGCGGGTATCGAGGACATCAAGGTCACGAACCAGGCCATCGCGAACCTCGACGGCACCGCCGATCTGGTGATCACTCAACAGCAGCTGACCGATCGCGCGCAGGGCAAGTCCCCGAACTCGATCCATGTCTCGGTGGACAACTTCATGAACTCCCCGAAGTATGAAGAGGTCGTCGAGATGGTGCGCAAGCAGAAGGAATCCGGCGAGTAA
- a CDS encoding PTS sugar transporter subunit IIA, whose product MAVLSIGQVRIHSGSATQDEALQEATDILVAAGAVTPAYVDAMRQREETVSTFMGNGLAIPHGTNETKETILDSGLSVVRYDGGVDWAGDQATFVVGIAGRGDEHLEILSQIAILFSEEDDVAKLNAAKTPDELYALLSAVNEG is encoded by the coding sequence ATGGCCGTTCTGTCAATCGGACAGGTTCGCATCCACTCCGGCTCAGCGACTCAGGATGAGGCGCTGCAGGAGGCGACCGACATCCTCGTGGCGGCAGGCGCCGTCACACCCGCCTACGTGGACGCGATGCGTCAGCGTGAGGAGACCGTGTCGACCTTCATGGGCAACGGCCTCGCGATCCCGCACGGCACGAACGAGACGAAGGAGACCATCCTCGACTCCGGCCTGTCCGTGGTCCGCTACGACGGCGGCGTGGACTGGGCCGGCGATCAGGCCACGTTCGTCGTCGGCATCGCGGGCCGCGGCGACGAACACCTCGAGATCCTCTCCCAGATCGCCATCCTGTTCTCCGAGGAGGACGACGTCGCAAAGCTCAACGCCGCCAAGACGCCGGACGAGCTTTACGCACTGCTGTCGGCGGTGAACGAAGGATGA
- a CDS encoding mannitol-1-phosphate 5-dehydrogenase: protein MKAVHFGAGNIGRGFVGLLLHEGGYEIVFSDVAGALVDAINATDAYTVHEAGPGGVDRVVTGYRAVNSKTDPDAVADEVATADVVTCAVGPTVLRFIAPAIVEGLKRRSPDLAALKIMACENAIGATDQLRAEIEKLDPSAADRAVFANTAVDRIVPAQPEGGGVDVTVEPYFEWAIESGPFGGDLPRIPGAHFVDDLAPYIERKLFTVNTGHAATAYFGAQAGHVRISEALADPSVAARVGAALEETSAVLSAVHGLDPADLAEYRATILERFRNPELVDTVQRVGRQPLRKLSRNERFVGPAVQAAERGLTTSALVAAVAAAIAFDDDTDEQSVELQRMLRTEDADVLTATVTGLEPEHPLFDAVHQVFAARQEELRTL from the coding sequence ATGAAGGCCGTCCATTTCGGTGCGGGTAACATCGGGCGCGGATTCGTAGGACTGCTGCTGCACGAGGGCGGTTACGAGATCGTCTTCTCCGACGTCGCGGGTGCGCTGGTCGACGCGATCAATGCCACGGACGCCTACACGGTCCATGAAGCCGGCCCCGGCGGCGTCGATCGAGTGGTCACCGGCTACCGTGCGGTGAACAGCAAGACCGACCCGGATGCCGTCGCCGATGAGGTCGCGACCGCCGACGTCGTGACGTGCGCCGTCGGACCGACCGTGCTGCGGTTCATCGCGCCCGCGATCGTCGAAGGTCTGAAGCGGCGCTCCCCCGATCTCGCGGCCTTGAAGATCATGGCGTGCGAGAACGCGATCGGTGCCACGGATCAGCTGCGCGCCGAGATCGAGAAGCTAGACCCGTCTGCGGCCGATCGCGCGGTGTTCGCGAACACGGCCGTCGACCGCATCGTGCCCGCGCAGCCTGAGGGCGGCGGCGTCGATGTGACCGTGGAGCCGTATTTCGAGTGGGCGATCGAGTCCGGCCCGTTCGGTGGAGACCTGCCGCGCATCCCGGGCGCCCATTTCGTCGATGACCTCGCCCCGTACATCGAACGCAAACTGTTCACCGTGAACACGGGCCACGCCGCGACAGCGTACTTCGGCGCGCAGGCCGGTCATGTGCGGATATCGGAAGCGCTCGCCGATCCTTCGGTCGCGGCACGCGTCGGTGCTGCGCTGGAGGAGACGTCCGCAGTGCTCAGCGCCGTGCACGGGCTCGATCCCGCCGATCTCGCCGAGTACCGCGCCACGATCCTCGAGCGCTTCCGCAACCCGGAGCTCGTCGACACCGTGCAGCGCGTCGGCCGCCAGCCGCTGCGCAAGCTCTCCCGCAACGAGCGCTTCGTCGGCCCAGCCGTCCAGGCCGCGGAGCGAGGACTCACCACCTCCGCGCTCGTCGCGGCCGTCGCCGCCGCCATCGCATTCGACGACGACACGGACGAGCAGTCCGTGGAACTGCAGCGGATGCTGCGCACCGAGGACGCCGACGTACTCACCGCGACCGTCACCGGGCTGGAGCCGGAGCATCCGCTCTTCGACGCAGTGCACCAGGTGTTCGCCGCACGTCAAGAGGAGCTGCGCACGCTCTGA
- a CDS encoding flavin-containing monooxygenase — protein sequence MSRYAVIGAGPSGLAIARALQMRGIEVEGYEASHGVGGLWDITNPRSTMYESAHLISSRTTTEFSEFPMASDVDYPSHRVLRDYFRSYADRFGLTSLFRFDTRVTRLEPRDGGWDIAYEGPDGTGTRWYAGVVIANGTLAEPNMPSFVGEFTGELMHTSAYKSAAQLDGRRLLIVGAGNSGCDIAVDGVHHAASVDLSVRRGYYFVPRYLFGRPSDTLNQGRPLPARIKQAVDSRVLKAFTGDPVRFGFPTPDYRIYESHPIVNTMVLNHLGQGDLRVRADVERFDGRTVRFRDGSSGDYDLVMLATGYRLDYPFVDREHLQWRGSSPRLFLNMFPATFNGLYMMGMIEASGIGWQGRFEQAKLLASYLAASERAPESAERFRERVTGSPWPDVTGGYRYLGLDRMAYYVNNHAYRSAVRREREALERAG from the coding sequence ATGAGCAGATACGCCGTCATCGGCGCAGGCCCGTCAGGCCTGGCCATCGCGCGAGCACTGCAGATGCGGGGCATCGAAGTCGAGGGTTACGAGGCTTCCCACGGGGTCGGGGGCCTCTGGGACATCACCAACCCGCGCAGCACGATGTATGAGTCCGCGCACTTGATCTCATCTCGCACGACGACCGAGTTCTCCGAGTTCCCGATGGCCAGCGACGTCGATTACCCGAGCCACCGAGTGCTGCGCGACTACTTCCGGTCGTACGCTGATCGGTTCGGACTCACGTCGCTGTTCCGCTTCGACACTCGAGTCACCCGGCTCGAACCGCGTGATGGCGGATGGGATATCGCGTACGAGGGGCCGGACGGCACGGGCACGCGCTGGTATGCGGGCGTCGTGATCGCGAACGGCACTCTCGCGGAGCCGAACATGCCGTCATTCGTCGGAGAGTTCACCGGAGAACTCATGCACACGAGTGCATATAAGAGCGCGGCTCAGCTGGACGGCAGACGCCTACTCATCGTGGGAGCCGGGAACTCCGGCTGCGACATCGCCGTGGATGGCGTCCATCACGCGGCATCCGTCGACCTGAGCGTGCGCCGCGGCTACTACTTCGTGCCGCGCTACCTGTTCGGCAGGCCCAGCGACACGCTCAATCAGGGAAGGCCTCTTCCTGCACGCATCAAACAGGCAGTGGACTCCCGTGTGCTGAAGGCGTTCACCGGGGATCCGGTGCGGTTCGGTTTCCCGACGCCCGACTACCGCATCTACGAGTCGCACCCGATCGTGAACACCATGGTGCTGAACCACCTCGGGCAGGGTGATCTGCGCGTGCGCGCCGACGTCGAACGGTTCGACGGTCGCACCGTCCGGTTCCGCGACGGGTCGAGCGGCGACTACGACCTCGTGATGCTCGCGACGGGATACCGCCTGGACTATCCGTTCGTCGACCGGGAGCACCTGCAGTGGCGCGGCTCGTCCCCGCGGCTCTTCCTCAACATGTTCCCTGCGACGTTCAACGGTCTGTACATGATGGGCATGATCGAGGCGTCTGGCATCGGATGGCAGGGGCGTTTCGAGCAGGCAAAACTCTTGGCGAGCTATCTCGCGGCCTCCGAACGAGCTCCGGAGAGCGCCGAACGATTCCGCGAGAGGGTGACCGGCAGCCCATGGCCGGACGTCACCGGCGGTTACCGCTACCTCGGCCTCGATCGCATGGCCTACTACGTCAACAACCACGCGTACCGCTCAGCCGTGCGCCGCGAGCGTGAGGCACTGGAGCGGGCCGGATGA